In one Natrarchaeobius halalkaliphilus genomic region, the following are encoded:
- a CDS encoding 30S ribosomal protein S27ae yields MGRHELYGDDGSPESEQCPRCGDTFLADHGDRQHCGKCGYTEWE; encoded by the coding sequence ATGGGACGTCACGAACTCTACGGCGACGACGGAAGTCCCGAGAGCGAACAGTGTCCCCGGTGTGGTGATACCTTCCTCGCGGATCACGGGGACCGACAGCACTGCGGGAAGTGCGGCTACACCGAGTGGGAGTAG
- a CDS encoding 30S ribosomal protein S24e: MDVDIISESENPMLHRTDVTFELAHDEATPERLQVRDSLAAKLNKDAAEVVIRKLDTKFGMRKTVGEAKVYESAEFARDVEQDHMLERNKIVADEGEGETEAEEA; encoded by the coding sequence ATGGACGTCGACATCATCTCCGAATCGGAGAATCCCATGTTGCACAGAACGGACGTAACCTTCGAACTCGCCCACGACGAGGCGACGCCGGAGCGACTGCAGGTCCGAGATAGCCTGGCGGCGAAGCTGAACAAAGACGCCGCGGAGGTCGTCATCCGAAAGCTGGACACCAAGTTCGGAATGCGAAAGACCGTCGGCGAAGCGAAGGTCTACGAGAGCGCCGAGTTCGCTCGCGACGTCGAACAGGACCACATGCTCGAGCGAAACAAGATCGTCGCCGACGAGGGCGAAGGCGAAACCGAAGCGGAGGAAGCGTAG
- a CDS encoding hybrid sensor histidine kinase/response regulator, whose translation MESVKPTLLIVSDSPDRPEFEEAIGRTGLTLEVRTAGDIPSATTIIESEQVDCIVSAYEIPDENGRLYMGGLRLLEYVRREHGELPFIIFTFVVNEDSVRRATTNGVTAYIRDIEGENVVGQLSYHINSAISRRLTERRADEQARINEIIRDVNDSLVREQVRDEMIRRISLELTTDDVYRTAGFVFLDRETERIDTWTSGDTASLNEGERTTELVSQTLESGSVTTNSTSPPRIAIPVVYEETRYGVLVLETNASHVFYETERAVLGELGETIGHALNAIDVRNSLVDRERELSEQKEQLEQFASIVTHEIRNPLNVAKGNLAALQEEHDDEGEDPEFEYIERSLERIDTIVDDILALVRTNASLDVRTTALERVVEEAWDTVETDDAILEIGDGRAVEADPSQLRRLFENLFRNSIEHATPPDGRLTVSVYVDGDAIVVQDDGVGIDEAILDDIFEMGMTGAGYGTGLGMAIVSDLAERHGWTVTASNYEDGARFRIRGLETKGVDRE comes from the coding sequence GTGGAGTCAGTGAAACCGACGCTGTTGATCGTCAGCGATTCACCCGACCGGCCGGAGTTCGAGGAGGCGATCGGCCGAACGGGGCTGACGCTCGAGGTGAGGACAGCGGGGGACATTCCGAGCGCGACGACGATCATCGAATCCGAGCAGGTCGACTGTATCGTCAGCGCGTACGAGATTCCCGACGAGAACGGCCGACTCTACATGGGCGGGCTGCGGTTGCTCGAGTACGTCCGTCGCGAACACGGCGAGCTTCCGTTCATCATCTTCACGTTCGTCGTCAACGAAGACAGCGTCCGCCGCGCGACTACGAACGGGGTAACGGCCTACATCAGGGACATCGAGGGCGAGAACGTCGTCGGTCAGCTGAGCTATCACATCAACTCGGCCATCTCTCGACGGTTGACCGAGCGGCGTGCCGACGAGCAGGCGCGCATCAACGAGATCATCCGCGACGTCAACGACTCGCTCGTGCGCGAACAGGTTCGTGACGAGATGATCCGTCGGATCTCCCTCGAACTGACGACGGACGACGTCTACCGCACGGCGGGATTCGTCTTCCTCGACCGGGAGACCGAGCGGATCGATACCTGGACGAGCGGGGATACGGCGTCGCTCAACGAGGGGGAAAGGACGACGGAGCTCGTCTCCCAGACCCTCGAGTCGGGCTCGGTCACGACGAACTCGACGTCCCCACCCCGTATCGCGATCCCCGTCGTCTACGAGGAGACCCGATACGGCGTTCTCGTCCTCGAGACGAACGCCTCACACGTGTTCTACGAAACCGAGCGAGCCGTGCTCGGGGAGCTCGGGGAGACGATCGGCCACGCGCTCAACGCGATCGACGTTCGTAACTCGCTGGTCGACCGCGAGAGAGAACTCAGCGAGCAAAAAGAACAACTCGAGCAGTTCGCCAGCATCGTCACACACGAGATTCGAAACCCGCTGAACGTCGCGAAGGGGAACCTGGCCGCACTTCAGGAGGAACACGACGATGAGGGCGAGGATCCGGAGTTCGAGTACATCGAGCGATCGCTCGAGCGAATCGACACCATCGTCGACGACATTCTGGCGCTCGTCCGAACCAACGCGTCGCTCGACGTCAGGACGACCGCTCTCGAACGCGTCGTCGAAGAGGCGTGGGACACCGTCGAAACCGACGACGCGATCCTCGAGATAGGCGACGGACGGGCGGTCGAAGCGGATCCGTCCCAGCTCAGGCGACTGTTCGAGAACCTCTTTCGGAACTCAATCGAGCACGCCACCCCGCCGGACGGACGGCTCACCGTCTCGGTGTACGTCGACGGCGACGCGATCGTCGTCCAGGACGACGGCGTCGGTATCGACGAGGCGATCCTCGACGACATCTTCGAGATGGGAATGACGGGAGCGGGCTACGGGACCGGCCTCGGCATGGCGATCGTCAGCGACCTCGCTGAGCGTCACGGCTGGACGGTCACGGCATCGAACTACGAGGACGGCGCGCGCTTTCGAATTCGGGGCCTCGAGACGAAGGGGGTCGATCGAGAGTGA
- a CDS encoding TrmB family transcriptional regulator sugar-binding domain-containing protein, producing the protein MGTQTYENVYSRERALSELREQIHESREIVALAAPIELIPQIEDVLTEAVDRGVLVLLLLASDDLSYEEAAQRAFPATIVRYWEPQGVNVTSAMVDYHSGLVTISQLHDSDADVGRTLIYADEFFGNMQLTSLVVNFWRRGDEIYADDPLPLPHTYDSFFYAIIDAAKRLRDRHDLYATVSVVGGHPEYGEVIGGPVINVRQNIVFPMTNSFPAENNMFVESNHGTVSVGGPSGTVEDIGASAVKLYEGDVTPAE; encoded by the coding sequence ATGGGTACGCAGACGTACGAGAACGTATATTCTCGAGAGAGGGCGCTGTCGGAACTCCGAGAACAGATACACGAGTCCAGGGAGATCGTCGCACTCGCCGCGCCGATCGAACTCATTCCACAGATCGAAGACGTGTTGACGGAGGCGGTCGATCGCGGGGTGCTCGTCCTGTTGTTGCTGGCCAGTGACGATCTCTCCTACGAGGAGGCCGCACAGCGGGCATTTCCGGCGACGATCGTTCGGTACTGGGAGCCACAGGGAGTCAACGTCACGTCGGCAATGGTCGACTATCACAGCGGGCTGGTGACGATCTCACAGCTCCACGATTCCGACGCTGACGTCGGACGAACGCTCATCTACGCCGACGAGTTCTTTGGTAACATGCAGCTGACGAGCCTCGTTGTGAACTTCTGGCGACGAGGGGACGAGATCTATGCGGACGATCCACTGCCACTACCACACACATACGACAGTTTCTTCTATGCGATCATCGACGCTGCAAAACGGCTCCGCGATCGCCACGATCTGTACGCGACGGTCTCGGTTGTCGGCGGCCACCCCGAATACGGCGAGGTGATCGGGGGGCCGGTGATCAACGTCCGACAGAACATCGTGTTCCCCATGACGAACTCGTTTCCTGCCGAGAACAACATGTTCGTCGAGTCGAACCACGGAACCGTCTCGGTCGGCGGTCCCAGCGGAACCGTCGAGGACATCGGCGCATCGGCCGTAAAACTCTACGAAGGGGATGTGACTCCGGCCGAGTGA
- a CDS encoding WD40/YVTN/BNR-like repeat-containing protein, which translates to MTTAYVALPDRLCRYERDERSGDWTFQTQLEGRRLECLAADGTEPNRVFAGTFDHGLFGSLDGGETFDRLETPFDSEAVTALAISPHDPETIYAGTEPSRVYRTTDGGDSWVRLEGITDLPSEDEWYFPPRPHTHHVRWLTVDPFDPDRLYVGIEAGAFVRSEDGGETWVERPEGSRRDNHSLATHPDREGLVYSAAGDGFAVSSDGGEHWTHPQSGLEHRYCWSVVADPGDPETVLVSAASGASTAHSADTADSHVYRRHGDEDWQRLEDRGLPTGGGVVRAVFETTGAAGVVYAVTNGGLFRSTNFGDAWTRIPVEWPNEFTELTPRGLVVLE; encoded by the coding sequence ATGACAACCGCGTACGTTGCGCTCCCCGACCGACTCTGCCGGTACGAACGCGACGAGCGCTCGGGCGACTGGACGTTCCAAACGCAACTCGAGGGGCGACGACTCGAGTGTCTCGCGGCGGATGGGACCGAACCGAACCGGGTGTTCGCCGGGACGTTCGACCACGGACTCTTCGGCAGTCTCGACGGCGGCGAAACGTTCGATCGTCTCGAGACGCCGTTCGACAGCGAGGCGGTAACCGCCCTCGCGATCAGCCCGCACGATCCCGAGACGATCTACGCCGGAACCGAGCCCAGCCGCGTCTATCGTACGACGGACGGCGGCGACTCGTGGGTCCGCCTCGAGGGGATCACTGACTTGCCCTCCGAAGACGAGTGGTACTTTCCGCCGCGACCCCACACCCACCACGTCCGCTGGCTGACGGTGGACCCGTTCGATCCCGACCGGCTGTACGTCGGTATCGAGGCCGGCGCGTTCGTCCGCAGCGAGGACGGCGGCGAGACCTGGGTCGAACGACCCGAAGGATCACGGCGCGACAACCACAGCCTCGCGACGCACCCCGATCGAGAGGGACTGGTCTACAGCGCCGCTGGGGACGGATTTGCGGTCTCGAGCGACGGCGGCGAACACTGGACCCATCCGCAGTCGGGCCTCGAGCATCGGTACTGCTGGAGCGTCGTTGCCGATCCCGGGGATCCGGAGACGGTGCTCGTCTCCGCCGCGAGCGGCGCGTCGACGGCACACTCGGCGGATACGGCCGATTCGCACGTCTACCGACGACACGGTGACGAGGACTGGCAGCGACTCGAGGATCGCGGGCTTCCGACGGGAGGGGGCGTCGTTCGTGCGGTGTTCGAGACGACCGGCGCGGCCGGGGTCGTCTATGCGGTGACGAACGGAGGGCTCTTTCGATCGACGAACTTCGGTGACGCGTGGACGCGGATACCGGTCGAGTGGCCGAACGAGTTCACGGAACTGACTCCCCGCGGACTCGTGGTGCTCGAGTGA
- the uvrA gene encoding excinuclease ABC subunit UvrA, whose protein sequence is MSKEFIEVRGAEEHNLKDLDVTIPREAFTVVTGLSGSGKSSLAFETVYAEGQRRYIESLSAYARNFLGQMDKPQVETVEGLSPAISIDQKNAANNPRSTVGTVTELHDYLRLLYARVGTPHCPDCGREVGEQSAQNMVERILELPEGTRAKIAAPVVRDQKGAFEDLFDELVSEGYARAEVDGEEHDLTTDRPDLDENFDHTIDVIVDRVKVSAEARPRIVDSVETALEEADGVLKLVLPDPPEGVTEDLGEAARRTGALGDEIDVDDRYVVEFSKDLACTHCGIDVPEIETRSFSFNSPHGACPECEGLGETKEIDEDLVLQDESKPLKHVFEPWSYNRSYYQTRLDAVSDHVDVSLSTPFEDVDEEVQRAFLYGTSDQVLFKRRTKNGTRRKRKRFEGVIPNLERRYLETDSDSTREHIEEYMSVTECPACEGTRLKSASRAVLVDDTSITAINGMSIGDALEHFESMEADLTEREKVIAEEILKEIRARLGFMVEVGLEYLTLDREASTLSGGESQRIRLATQIGSGLVGVLYVLDEPSIGLHQRDNDRLLDTLCELRDLGNTLLVVEHDEETMRRADNVIDMGPGPGKRGGEVVVNGPVEEVEACEKSITGEYLSGRTAIPVPEERREPEGALTILGARQHNLEDLDVDIPLGCFTAITGVSGSGKSTLMHEVLYKGLARQMNDNTSVIPGDHDGLEGLEEIETVRLIDQSPIGRTPRSNPATYTNVFDYIRELFAQTKLSKQRGYEKGRFSFNVKGGRCEECGGQGTVKIEMNFLSDVYVPCEECEGARYNDATLDVTYKGKTIADVLEMSVEEASEFFESSSQISRRLNLLSDVGLDYMKLGQPSTTLSGGEAQRIKLAEELGKKDSGETLYLLDEPTTGLHSADERKLIDVLHRLTDNGNTVVVIEHELDLVKNADHVIDLGPEGGEHGGRVVATGTPEAVSRLEDSHTGRYLRDLLPDVDLEGPREDRSEPVTAPTDDD, encoded by the coding sequence ATGAGTAAGGAGTTCATCGAGGTGCGGGGTGCAGAAGAGCACAACCTCAAGGACCTCGACGTAACGATCCCGCGCGAGGCGTTCACCGTCGTCACCGGCCTCTCCGGCTCGGGAAAATCCTCTCTCGCGTTCGAGACGGTCTACGCCGAGGGACAGCGCCGGTACATCGAGAGCCTCTCGGCCTACGCTCGGAACTTCCTGGGTCAGATGGACAAACCCCAGGTCGAAACGGTCGAAGGACTCTCGCCGGCGATCTCGATCGACCAAAAAAACGCCGCGAACAATCCTCGCTCGACGGTCGGGACCGTCACCGAACTCCACGACTACCTTCGCCTCCTCTACGCCCGCGTCGGCACGCCCCACTGTCCCGACTGCGGGCGAGAAGTCGGAGAGCAGTCCGCACAGAACATGGTCGAGCGAATCCTCGAGCTTCCCGAGGGGACCAGAGCCAAGATCGCCGCACCGGTCGTCCGCGACCAGAAAGGTGCCTTCGAGGACCTCTTCGACGAACTCGTCTCGGAGGGCTACGCCCGCGCCGAGGTCGACGGCGAGGAACACGATCTCACGACCGACAGGCCCGACCTGGACGAGAACTTCGATCACACGATCGACGTGATCGTCGACCGCGTGAAAGTCTCGGCCGAAGCCCGGCCGCGGATCGTCGACAGCGTCGAGACGGCACTCGAGGAAGCCGACGGCGTTCTCAAGCTCGTTCTGCCGGATCCGCCCGAGGGAGTCACAGAGGACCTCGGTGAAGCGGCCCGACGGACGGGCGCACTCGGCGACGAAATCGACGTTGACGATCGCTACGTCGTCGAGTTCTCGAAGGACCTCGCGTGTACGCACTGCGGGATCGACGTTCCCGAGATCGAGACGCGATCGTTTTCGTTCAACTCACCGCACGGTGCCTGTCCCGAATGCGAAGGGCTCGGGGAGACGAAAGAGATCGACGAGGATCTCGTCTTACAGGACGAGTCCAAGCCGCTCAAACACGTCTTCGAACCCTGGAGCTACAACCGCTCGTACTATCAGACTCGCCTCGACGCTGTTTCCGATCACGTCGACGTCTCGCTGTCGACGCCGTTCGAGGACGTCGACGAGGAGGTCCAACGGGCGTTTCTCTACGGCACCAGCGATCAGGTGCTGTTCAAACGCCGGACGAAAAACGGCACTCGGCGCAAACGAAAGCGCTTCGAGGGCGTTATTCCGAACCTCGAGCGACGGTATCTCGAGACGGACTCCGATTCGACTCGCGAACACATCGAAGAGTACATGTCGGTGACGGAGTGTCCGGCCTGTGAGGGGACACGACTCAAATCCGCGAGTCGCGCCGTGCTGGTCGACGACACCTCGATCACCGCGATCAACGGAATGAGCATCGGTGACGCACTCGAGCATTTCGAGTCGATGGAAGCGGACCTCACCGAGCGCGAGAAGGTGATCGCCGAGGAAATCTTAAAAGAGATCCGCGCCCGACTCGGGTTCATGGTCGAGGTCGGCCTCGAGTACCTCACGCTGGATCGGGAGGCGTCGACGCTTTCGGGCGGCGAGAGTCAGCGCATTCGGCTGGCGACCCAGATCGGCTCCGGCCTGGTCGGCGTGTTGTACGTCCTCGATGAGCCCTCGATCGGGCTTCACCAGCGTGATAACGATCGGCTGCTCGACACGCTCTGTGAGCTTCGCGATCTGGGCAACACCCTGCTCGTCGTCGAACACGACGAGGAGACGATGCGACGGGCGGACAACGTCATCGACATGGGTCCGGGCCCCGGAAAGCGCGGCGGCGAAGTGGTCGTCAACGGCCCCGTCGAGGAGGTCGAAGCCTGCGAGAAGTCGATCACCGGCGAGTATCTCTCCGGTCGCACGGCGATCCCCGTTCCCGAGGAGCGCCGAGAGCCAGAGGGGGCGCTAACGATCCTCGGAGCCCGCCAGCACAACCTCGAGGATCTCGACGTCGACATTCCGCTCGGCTGTTTCACCGCGATCACCGGCGTCTCGGGCTCCGGAAAGTCCACCCTCATGCACGAGGTGCTCTACAAGGGGCTGGCCCGCCAGATGAACGACAACACGAGCGTAATCCCCGGCGACCACGACGGTCTCGAGGGACTCGAGGAGATCGAAACCGTCCGGCTCATCGATCAGTCGCCGATCGGACGCACGCCCCGTTCGAACCCGGCGACGTACACCAACGTCTTCGATTACATCCGGGAGCTGTTCGCCCAGACCAAACTCTCGAAACAGCGCGGCTACGAGAAAGGACGCTTCTCGTTCAACGTCAAAGGCGGTCGCTGTGAGGAGTGTGGCGGCCAGGGAACCGTCAAGATCGAGATGAACTTCCTCTCCGACGTCTACGTTCCCTGTGAGGAGTGCGAGGGCGCACGCTACAACGACGCCACGCTCGACGTCACCTACAAGGGGAAAACGATCGCTGACGTCCTCGAGATGTCCGTCGAGGAGGCGTCCGAGTTCTTCGAGTCCTCGAGTCAGATCAGCCGTCGGCTGAACCTGCTCTCGGACGTCGGACTCGACTACATGAAACTCGGCCAGCCGTCGACGACGCTGTCGGGCGGCGAGGCCCAGCGGATCAAACTCGCTGAGGAGCTGGGGAAAAAGGACTCGGGCGAGACGCTCTACCTGCTCGACGAGCCGACCACGGGACTCCACTCGGCTGACGAACGCAAGCTGATCGACGTCCTCCACCGGCTGACCGACAACGGCAACACCGTCGTCGTCATCGAACACGAACTCGACCTGGTGAAAAACGCAGACCACGTTATCGACCTCGGTCCCGAAGGCGGCGAGCACGGCGGACGGGTCGTCGCGACCGGCACGCCCGAAGCGGTCTCCCGCCTCGAGGACTCGCACACGGGTCGGTACCTCCGTGATCTCTTGCCCGACGTGGACCTCGAGGGACCGCGGGAGGACCGTTCCGAGCCGGTGACCGCACCGACGGACGACGACTGA
- a CDS encoding aminotransferase class V-fold PLP-dependent enzyme: MKPIDLRETIPAIESGIYCNWGAGGPSPRRVVEAAESVLERHEYEAAFEGGQYRAAFDAYEESRAAIAGLLGASPDEIALTESTADGINRIASGLEWTADDVVVRTDLEHSAGILPWKRLERERGIDVRVLETDGGRVDLEAVADAAADATLFCVSSVTWTHGTRLPVAEIVEIAHEAGALVLVDAVQSPGQTPVDVREWGADFVVGAGHKWLVGPFGSGFCYVREGRERTLTPAAIGYRSVAEPNADDYRYEAGARRLEVGSATPAAHAGLVDAIDCFGEMGLETVERRIERLTDRLKAGVDEDRLISPDRFESGLVTIATDDPEATVQRLAEEDIVVRSLPSSAAYPRAVRVSVHAFNAREEVDAVLEAL, translated from the coding sequence ATGAAACCGATCGATCTCCGCGAAACGATCCCCGCCATAGAGTCCGGAATCTACTGCAACTGGGGTGCCGGCGGGCCGAGTCCCCGTCGCGTCGTCGAGGCCGCCGAGTCTGTCCTCGAACGCCACGAGTACGAGGCGGCCTTCGAAGGCGGGCAGTATCGAGCGGCGTTCGACGCCTACGAGGAGTCACGAGCGGCGATCGCCGGTCTACTCGGCGCGTCGCCGGACGAGATCGCGCTAACCGAGAGCACGGCAGACGGGATCAACCGGATCGCGAGCGGACTCGAGTGGACGGCCGACGACGTCGTCGTGCGAACGGACCTCGAACACTCCGCCGGAATTCTGCCGTGGAAGCGCCTCGAGCGAGAACGGGGAATCGACGTTCGGGTTCTAGAGACTGACGGTGGTCGCGTCGATCTCGAGGCCGTGGCCGACGCAGCGGCGGATGCGACGCTGTTCTGTGTGAGTTCGGTGACCTGGACGCACGGAACCCGCCTGCCGGTGGCAGAGATCGTCGAGATCGCCCACGAGGCGGGTGCACTGGTGCTCGTCGATGCGGTCCAGTCGCCCGGCCAAACCCCCGTCGACGTTCGCGAGTGGGGTGCCGACTTCGTCGTCGGCGCGGGACACAAATGGCTGGTTGGCCCCTTCGGTTCGGGCTTCTGTTACGTCCGCGAGGGGAGAGAGCGGACGCTCACTCCAGCCGCGATCGGCTACCGGAGCGTCGCGGAGCCGAACGCGGACGATTACCGCTACGAAGCCGGCGCGCGTAGACTCGAGGTCGGGAGCGCAACGCCGGCGGCGCACGCCGGACTCGTCGACGCGATAGACTGCTTCGGAGAGATGGGACTCGAGACGGTCGAACGCCGAATCGAACGGCTGACGGACCGGCTCAAAGCGGGCGTCGACGAGGACCGCCTGATCAGTCCCGATCGGTTCGAGTCGGGGCTCGTAACCATCGCAACGGACGATCCGGAGGCGACCGTCCAACGGCTCGCAGAGGAGGATATCGTCGTCAGGTCGCTTCCGTCCTCGGCCGCCTACCCGAGGGCGGTTCGCGTGTCCGTCCACGCGTTCAACGCGCGCGAAGAGGTCGACGCGGTTCTCGAGGCGCTCTGA
- a CDS encoding chemotaxis protein CheC — protein sequence MKIDIHSLETYNELARDGAESAADALSELADVPARVEMTDVSLMSSSDLRYEFDGRTFAGVSVSLGSPLSGETVLVFDEDGREAITSNLVPAAGPERLESAVVEVGNIMANGFVSGWADHLDTKIDVSPPSPVEGDGASVLPDPTTADDEYVFVFRSRVRSADSDVDFRILLFPAIDALEELLEDRTGEGISLEKLEVFTEMTKQGAVRATDNLTAMTGLETTVEVNRLNFVSIPDIPAQVGTEQRVGTAVKYTGSPSGYLAILFQPASARRNVDALLSNEHDGDWSERERSALEELCNVTASGFIDGWANVLETSIRHSPPTFISDMGSSIVSPLIADLGRTDNYAFVLDSTIETEDADSLQCQLLALPRRDELEEALEALLVERVTETRADPDDHF from the coding sequence ATGAAAATCGACATTCACTCCCTCGAGACCTACAACGAGCTGGCACGGGACGGGGCCGAATCAGCGGCGGACGCCCTTTCGGAACTGGCGGACGTTCCGGCTCGCGTCGAGATGACCGACGTCTCGTTGATGTCGTCGTCTGACCTCCGGTACGAGTTCGACGGCCGGACGTTCGCGGGGGTTAGCGTCTCGCTCGGCTCGCCGCTGTCCGGCGAGACCGTTCTTGTCTTCGATGAGGACGGCCGCGAGGCGATTACGAGCAATCTCGTTCCCGCCGCGGGGCCGGAGCGCCTCGAAAGCGCCGTCGTCGAAGTCGGAAACATCATGGCGAACGGCTTCGTCAGCGGCTGGGCCGACCACCTGGATACGAAGATCGACGTTTCGCCGCCGTCGCCCGTCGAAGGGGACGGCGCTTCCGTCCTTCCCGACCCGACGACCGCAGACGACGAGTACGTCTTCGTCTTCCGGAGCCGGGTCAGGTCCGCCGACAGCGACGTCGACTTCCGAATCCTCCTGTTTCCCGCGATCGACGCGCTCGAGGAGCTACTCGAGGACCGGACGGGCGAGGGTATCTCCCTCGAAAAGCTCGAGGTGTTCACCGAGATGACCAAACAGGGTGCTGTCAGGGCGACGGACAACCTGACGGCGATGACCGGCCTCGAGACGACCGTGGAGGTGAACCGGCTGAACTTCGTTTCGATCCCCGACATTCCCGCACAGGTCGGTACCGAACAGCGCGTGGGTACTGCCGTCAAGTACACCGGCTCACCGAGTGGCTATCTCGCGATACTCTTTCAGCCGGCCTCCGCCAGACGAAACGTCGACGCACTGCTGTCGAACGAACACGACGGCGACTGGAGCGAACGAGAGCGGAGTGCACTCGAGGAGCTGTGTAACGTCACCGCAAGCGGATTCATCGACGGCTGGGCGAACGTTTTGGAGACGTCGATCCGGCACTCGCCGCCGACGTTCATCTCGGATATGGGGTCGTCGATCGTGAGCCCGCTCATCGCGGATCTCGGACGGACGGACAACTACGCGTTCGTCCTCGACTCGACGATCGAAACCGAAGACGCGGACTCGCTGCAGTGTCAGTTGCTCGCACTTCCCCGTCGCGACGAACTCGAGGAGGCCCTCGAGGCGCTGCTGGTCGAGCGCGTAACCGAAACGAGAGCCGATCCGGACGATCACTTTTGA